Genomic DNA from Candidatus Deferrimicrobium sp.:
CATGGTACTCCTTATTTTTCGGGTGGAGATTCCGGAAACTCTCCTCGGGTGTCGGAATCAAAGAAGGAGTCGTGCATGTCCGCCGAGCGGTGGAAGGAAGACGAAGCTCTTCTGGAGAGCCTTCGCAAAGGAACCCCGGGCGCGGTCGACGAGCTGCTTCGCCAGTACCAGGGGAAGATCTTCAACCTTGCGATGTCGATCCTGAAGAACGAGAGCGACGCCGAGGAGGCGGCTCAGGACGTGTTCATGACGGTGATCCGCAAGGCGGACACGTTCCAGGGGAACTCCGCCTTCTACTCG
This window encodes:
- a CDS encoding RNA polymerase sigma factor, giving the protein MSESKKESCMSAERWKEDEALLESLRKGTPGAVDELLRQYQGKIFNLAMSILKNESDAEEAAQDVFMTVIRKADTFQGNSAFYS